Proteins encoded in a region of the Balaenoptera ricei isolate mBalRic1 chromosome 19, mBalRic1.hap2, whole genome shotgun sequence genome:
- the LOC132353637 gene encoding zinc finger protein 227, producing the protein MPSQDSDLPRKEREKMTEFQEAVTFKDVAVTFTEEELGLLDSAQRKLYQDVMVENFRNLVSVGHLPFKPDMVSQLETEEKLWMMERETQRNGHSSENRKAVISGSKNPDEVETLGKVALKYLSCEEPSCWQIWKQVASDSTCCLQRRTSHFLQGDSLQVSENENHMMNHKDDSSSYLENQEFLILRTQDSCGNTYVSESGNQSRGKQTNGKNNPRICEAFMKKSPLSDPVKTDTEQKPCKGERPYPCRECGKSFSDSEVLPVHPRVLLGEKCSHLQSHQKIHPRGKVDKCRESGDGFNRNSFHPRQSNHTGEKSYRCDSCGKGFSSSTGLIIHYRIHTGEKPYKCEECGKCFSQSSNFQCHQRVHTEEKPYKCNECGKGFGWSVNLRVHQRVHRGEKPYKCEECGKGFTQAAHYHIHQRVHTGEKPYKCDVCGKGFSHNSPLICHRRVHTGEKPYRCEACGKGFTRNTDLHIHFRVHTGEKPYKCKECGKGFSQASNLQVHQNVHTGEKRFKCETCGKGFSQSSKLQTHQRVHTGEKPYRCDMCGKDFSYRSNLKLHQVIHTGEKPYKCEECGKGFSWRSNLHAHQRVHSGEKPYKCEACDKSFSQAIDFRVHQRVHTGEKPYKCGVCGKGFSQSSGLQSHQRVHTGEKPYRCDVCGKGFRYSSQFIYHQRGHTGEKPYKCEECGKAFGRSLNLRHHQRVHTGEKPHKCEECGKAFSLPSNLRVHLSVHTREKLFKCEECGKGFSQSSRLQAHQRVHTGEKPYKCDICGKDFSHRSRLTYHQKVHTGKSF; encoded by the exons ATGCCTTCTCAGGACTCTGACCTTCCCCGGAAGGAGCGGGAGAAAATGACCGAGTTTCAG GAGGCGGTGACCTTCAAGGACGTGGCCGTGACCTTCACCGAGGAGGAGCTGGGGCTGCTGGACTCCGCCCAGAGGAAGCTGTACCAGGATGTGATGGTGGAGAACTTCCGGAACCTGGTCTCAGTGG GACATCTTCCCTTCAAGCCAGATATGGTGTCCCAGTTGGAGACAGAAGAAAAGCTTTGGATGATGGAGAGAGAAACCCAAAGAAACGGGCATTCCAGTGAGAACCGCAAAGCTGTTATTTCAG GCAGCAAGAATCCCGATGAGGTGGAGACTCTTGGAAAAGTCGCATTAAAATACCTTTCATGTGAAGAGCCGTCTTGCTGGCAAATCTGGAAACAGGTTGCAAGTGATTCAACGTGCTGTCTTCAGAGGAGGACTTCCCATTTCCTACAAGGTGATTCTCTTCAGGTTTCTGAAAATGAGAACCATATGATGAACCACAAAGACGATAGTTCCAGTTACCTTGAAAATCAAGAGTTTTTGATTTTGAGAACCCAGGATTCCTGTGGGAATACGTATGTGAGTGAGTCAGGGAATCAGAGTAGAGGTAAGCAAACGAATGGGAAAAACAACCCACGTATATGTGAAGCCTTCATGAAGAAATCACCCCTGAGTGATCCTGTTAAAACTGACACAGAACAGAAACCCTGCAAAGGAGAGAGACCGTATCCCTGTAGAGAGTGTGGGAAAAGCTTCAGTGATAGCGAAGTGCTCCCAGTTCATCCGAGGGTTCTCCTGGGAGAGAAATGCTCCCATCTGCAAAGTCATCAAAAAATTCACCCGCGAGGGAAAGTCGATAAATGTCGTGAATCCGGCGATGGTTTCAATAGGAACTCCTTTCATCCCCGTCAATCTAATCACACGGGAGAGAAGTCCTACAGGTGCGACAGTTGTGGCAAGGGATTCAGTAGCAGCACAGGCCTTATCATCCACTACAGGATACACACGGGGGAGAAGCCTTACAAATGCGAGGAGTGCGGTAAATGCTTTAGCCAAAGTTCAAATTTTCAGTGCCATCAGAGAGTCCACACCGAAGAGAAACCGTACAAGTGCAACGAGTGCGGGAAGGGCTTCGGCTGGAGCGTTAACCTTCGTGTTCACCAGAGGGTCCACAGGGGTGAGAAACCCTATAAGTGTGAGGAGTGTGGGAAGGGCTTCACGCAGGCCGCGCATTATCACATACATCAGAGGGTCCACACCGGGGAGAAACCCTACAAATGCGATGTCTGCGGCAAGGGGTTCAGTCACAATTCTCCTTTGATATGCCACCGGAGggtccacactggagagaaaccgtaCAGATGTGAGGCGTGCGGGAAGGGCTTCACCCGTAACACAGATCTTCACATCCACTTCCGTGTCCACACGGGAGAGAAACCCTACAAATGCAAGGAGTGCGGGAAGGGCTTCAGTCAGGCTTCCAATCTGCAAGTCCACCAGAACGTCCACACCGGGGAGAAACGATTCAAATGTGAGACGTGTGGGAAGGGCTTCAGTCAGTCATCAAAGCTGCAGACCCACCAGAGAGTCCACACAGGGGAAAAGCCCTACAGATGTGACATGTGCGGTAAGGACTTCAGTTACAGGTCAAATCTTAAACTGCACCAAGTcattcacactggagaaaaaccgTATAAATGTGAGGAGTGCGGGAAGGGCTTCAGTTGGAGATCAAACCTTCACGCTCATCAGAGAGTCCACTCAGGAGAGAAACCCTACAAATGTGAGGCGTGTGATAAGAGCTTCAGTCAGGCCATAGATTTCCGGGTCCATCAGAGAGTCCACACGGGCGAGAAACCCTACAAGTGTGGTGTCTGTGGGAAGGGCTTCAGCCAGTCCTCTGGTCTTCAGTCCCATCAGAGGGTCCACACTGGGGAGAAGCCCTACAGATGCGATGTGTGTGGAAAGGGCTTTCGTTACAGTTCACAGTTTATATACCACCAGAGGGGCCACACTGGTGAAAAGCCTTACAAATGTGAggagtgtgggaaagccttcgGGCGGAGCCTGAATCTTCGCCATCACCAGAGGgtccacacaggagagaaaccccaCAAGTGTGAGGagtgtgggaaggccttcagTCTCCCCTCCAATCTTAGAGTCCATCTGAGTGTTCACACTCGGGAGAAACTGTTTAAATGTGAGGAGTGTGGGAAGGGCTTCAGTCAGAGTTCTCGGCTTCAAGCCCACCAGAGGGTCCacacaggagaaaaaccatacaagTGTGACATATGTGGTAAGGACTTCAGTCACCGTTCACGGCTTACATACCATCAGAAAGTCCACACTGGcaagagtttttaa